From Nicotiana tabacum cultivar K326 chromosome 22, ASM71507v2, whole genome shotgun sequence, one genomic window encodes:
- the LOC142176546 gene encoding uncharacterized protein LOC142176546, with product MLSMPHFSLMIETRTFCKHFCEAWCPKTNTLLTSAGELSISLWDLHILGGLPIAGSPYEEVVPETREFIGLNKKQVRFIPRSCEYLFAAFHHLKEGTGATQKVSFIKWTSFWYKKTLIYRSAPLRKEKKSARLKSTHNPNGVIPETTRWSSDQETIFSKLRVRSYKKDETYVATFLSIWLCAFVFHKVENSIRRETFKMANMMAGGRQISLAVPVLACIYHGLNKISRSSQLDQVKISFPIHYVYGWLAHYFKTHYPLAKGPSVPLIVAYSGEGAARYFDEKGVRKRIHNGEDIVWAPTMLTNSRPYYYVDNDAPQELESNYFMSLRFNYLPLRYGNSFIIEPYSPHRFGRQFGFYQNVPGFLENDIRNTSLDEGIRFWRICTLYPSMSCAVFIPAGDPIEKPFSTNYMSWWEKAHEKFLENNLQALVDNVGLKSTTPLGGEDQGVGKTLAKVKKISTPIPKVVTQPKKRKLKSSKAALKEVVCTSTAIETHPLVLPFNTRVPQDTSQSTNEDQNWKRKRPNPVEIVEVQSVDSPSRTHTACNKELNTIGHPMVSPCDKSQVSDESIGGPTCKVKSSSKASSLPHDESLKRQTPNEITRISPMTNTTVSIFEGKSIVFNRKKEFILGLWEDICNRLSKTRPELLSS from the exons ATGTTGTCTATGCCTCACTTTTCACTTATGATCGAAACTCGAACATTTTGCAAGCATTTTTGTGAGGCTTGGTGCCCCAAGACGAACACACTTCTTACATCAGCTGGGGAGCTATCTATATCTCTTTGGGACTTACATATCCTTGGGGGTTTGCCCATTGCGGGTTCTCCGTACGAAGAAGTGGTACCTGAGACAAGGGAATTCATCGGTTTGAATAAAAAACAAGTTAGATTTATTCCTCGATCTTGCGAGTATTTATTTGCCGCATTTCATCATCTTAAGGAGGGTACGGGTGCTACCCAAAAGGTCTCCTTCATCAAGTGGACAAGTTTTTGGTATAAAAAAACTTTAATATATAGGTCTGCCCCGTTGCGAAAGGAAAAGAAATCTGCACGCCTAAAGTCAACACATAATCCTAACGGAGTTATTCCCGAGACGACGAGGTGGTCAAGTGATCAAGAAACTATATTCTCTAAGCTTAGGGTGAGGTCTTACAAGAAAGATGAGACATATGTAGCGACATTCTTATCAATTTGGCTATGTGCCTTTGTGTTCCACAAGGTAGAAAACTCCATTCGTCGTGAGACTTTTAAGATGGCAAACATGATGGCAGGCGGGCGACAGATTAGCCTTGCAGTCCCAGTTTTAGCGTGTATTTATCATGGTTTGAATAAGATTTCGCGTTCTTCCCAACTCGATCAGGTCAAAATTTCTTTTCCCATTCATTATGTTTATGGCTGGCTTGCACATTACTTCAAAACCCACTATCCACTTGCTAAGGGCCCGTCTGTCCCTTTGATAGTGGCATACTCCGGAGAAGGGGCTGCAAGGTACTTTGACGAGAAGGGTGTAAGAAAACGCATCCACAATGGGGAGGATATAGTTTGGGCACCAACAATGTTAACCAATTCCCGTCCTTATTATTACGTGGATAACGATGCCCCTCAAGAATTGGAATCAAATTACTTCATGAGCTTACGTTTTAATTACCTTCCTTTGAGGTATGGTAACTCATTCATCATCGAGCCATATAGCCCGCATCGGTTTGGTCGTCAATTTGGATTTTACCAGAACGTCCCCGGCTTTTTGGAGAACGATATCCGCAACACCTCTCTAGATGAAGGaatcagattttggaggatttgCACACTATATCCATCTATGTCATGTGCGGTTTTTATCCCAGCGGGAGATCCTATAGAGAAGCCTTTCTCCACTAATTATATGTCTTGGTGGGAGAAAGCGCATGAGAAGTTTCTTGAGAATAACTTACAAGCTTTGGTAGACAATGTTGGGCTAAAGTCTACAACTCCTTTAGGAGGTGAAGATCAAGGTGTTGGAAAGACGCTcgcaaaagttaaaaaaatatcaaCTCCAATCCCAAAAGTAGTTACGCAACCTAAAAAAAGGAAGCTTAAATCCTCAAAGGCAGCTTTGAAAGAAGTGGTGTGCACTTCAACAGCTATAGAGACACACCCTCTAGTTCTTCCATTTAACACGCGTGTTCCTCAAGACACAAGCCAGAGTACCAATGAAGATCAAAATTGGAAAAGGAAACGGCCTAACCCAGTAGAGATCGTAGAGGTTCAAAGTGTTGATAGTCCCTCAAGAACGCATACAGCTTGTAACAAAGAG TTAAACACCATTGGGCATCCGATGGTATCCCCATGCGACAAGTCGCAAGTGAGTGATGAATCTATTGGAGGGCCTACGTGTAAAGTGAAGTCATCGTCAAAGGCGTCATCTCTTCCTCATGACGAATCCCTAAAAAGACAAACTCCAAATGAGATAACTCGCATTTCGCCAATGACAAATACAACGGTATCTATATTTGAAGGAAAAAGCATTGTTTTCAATCGCAAGAAGGaattcattttgggactttgGGAGGATATTTGCAATAGGCTCTCCAAAACTCGTCCGGAATTGCTCTCATCTTAA